The proteins below are encoded in one region of Triticum aestivum cultivar Chinese Spring chromosome 1B, IWGSC CS RefSeq v2.1, whole genome shotgun sequence:
- the LOC123096062 gene encoding pheromone-processing carboxypeptidase KEX1-like, with the protein MAIRILNLTTSSSGCERNWSTFEMVDAKRRNKLDVARRDNLVYIQFNGRMIEKRKKLSSSSDVLLGEDASRAQDWICEEAYFDDEFDPTTGVPYNIIDEAVGESEPTELRRSARVRELHEVEEYVEDDDDESDHAVDMDDDEIDYESDDDGVMATKDDDDEEEEPPQP; encoded by the exons ATGGCCATAAGGATACTCAACTTGACCACAAGTTCATCCGGATGCGAAAGAAATTGGAGCACTTTTGAAATG GTAGATGCAAAGAGGAGAAATAAACTAGATGTGGCCCGTAGGGACAATCTAGTTTATATCCAATTCAATGGAAGGATGATTGAGAAAAGAAAGAAGTTATCCTCTTCTAGTGATGTTCTTCTTGGTGAAGATGCGTCACGAGCACAAGATTGGATATGTGAAGAGGCATACTTTGATGATGAGTTTGATCCCACTACGGGGGTGCCATACAACATCATTGATGAAGCAGTGGGGGAAAGCGAACCTACAGAGCTTCGTAGGAGTGCACGAGTTAGAGAACTCCATGAAGTTGAAGAATAcgttgaggatgatgatgatgaatctgatcaTGCGGtagatatggatgatgatgagatTGATTACGAGTCCGATGATGATGGGGTGATGGCAaccaaagatgatgatgatgaggaggaggagccccCGCAGCCTTGA